A single window of Paenibacillus sp. SYP-B4298 DNA harbors:
- a CDS encoding carbohydrate ABC transporter permease: protein MERLKYPLYFSFPALAVFLTFFITPTIIGFYYSFTDWNINADSIKFIGWDNYAALFAEPRLKTALINTMIFAAAVTVLQNVSGLGLALILNEALVLRNVLRMIFFLPYVIAPIVIGYIFRAIYHPEHGIVNVLLNNVGLGFLAQDWLNDPKYALMAIIATDIWRVAGFSMVVYLAGLQFIPKDLTESASIDGAHYWSRFRHIVFPLLAPAFTVNVLLSMIGSMKVFEMVMVLTEGGPGYTTEVFYTYIRSMFSSGEMGYATAVNMVLFVLVTVIGVPVLMAMKKREVEM, encoded by the coding sequence ATGGAAAGACTCAAATACCCATTGTATTTTTCGTTTCCGGCGCTCGCCGTATTTCTGACATTTTTTATTACACCGACTATTATAGGCTTCTACTACAGCTTCACGGATTGGAATATAAATGCCGACTCGATCAAGTTCATCGGCTGGGATAACTATGCCGCGTTGTTTGCGGAGCCGCGATTGAAGACGGCGTTGATCAATACAATGATTTTTGCCGCCGCAGTGACGGTGCTGCAAAATGTGAGCGGGCTGGGGCTCGCGCTCATCCTGAATGAGGCGCTGGTGCTGCGCAATGTGCTGCGGATGATCTTTTTCCTGCCGTATGTCATTGCACCGATTGTCATTGGCTATATTTTTCGGGCGATCTATCACCCGGAGCATGGCATTGTGAATGTGCTGCTTAACAATGTGGGGCTGGGCTTTCTTGCACAGGACTGGCTGAATGATCCCAAGTATGCGCTGATGGCGATTATCGCGACAGATATTTGGCGGGTGGCCGGCTTCTCAATGGTCGTCTATCTGGCCGGGCTGCAATTCATTCCGAAAGATCTGACGGAGAGTGCTTCGATCGACGGGGCTCATTACTGGAGCCGGTTCCGTCATATTGTGTTTCCGCTGTTGGCTCCCGCATTTACGGTGAACGTGCTGCTGTCCATGATCGGCTCGATGAAGGTGTTCGAGATGGTGATGGTGTTGACTGAGGGCGGCCCCGGCTATACGACAGAGGTATTCTACACCTATATTCGCAGTATGTTCAGCTCGGGCGAGATGGGCTATGCGACGGCTGTCAATATGGTGCTGTTCGTGCTGGTGACGGTGATTGGCGTGCCTGTGCTGATGGCGATGAAGAAACGGGAGGTGGAGATGTGA
- a CDS encoding carbohydrate ABC transporter permease produces the protein MKRRGMLIGLEIIAILLAMVILVPFIMIVLNSFKDIRESALFGLSLPSEWMVSNYKDVLNQANILRGFKNSFLISGLVVICVNLFASMAAFVIQRRNDKFLRGVYYAFILGLIVPVSIVPTIKLMNDLAIKGTYFSIIMYYTAVLLPFSVFLLVGFMKSIPRELDEAAMLEGCGFFRLYWQIILPLLMTILVTVTIVVMVSVWNDFFGPFYLVTDSTKWTIVLQIFNFVTMYSTNWGIVFAFMVIVVAPVLIIYLLLQRYIIDGLTAGSLKG, from the coding sequence ATGAAGCGGCGAGGCATGCTGATCGGTCTGGAGATCATCGCGATATTGCTGGCGATGGTGATCCTGGTGCCGTTCATAATGATTGTGCTGAACTCGTTCAAGGATATTCGCGAGTCGGCGCTGTTCGGACTCTCTCTCCCGTCAGAGTGGATGGTGAGCAACTATAAGGATGTGCTGAACCAGGCTAATATTTTGCGCGGCTTCAAAAACAGCTTTCTGATCTCCGGACTGGTCGTGATCTGCGTGAACCTGTTCGCCTCGATGGCAGCATTCGTCATCCAGCGGCGCAACGACAAGTTCCTGCGCGGCGTCTACTATGCCTTCATCCTTGGTCTGATCGTTCCGGTCTCAATCGTGCCGACGATCAAGCTGATGAATGACCTGGCGATTAAAGGCACGTATTTCAGCATTATCATGTACTATACCGCTGTGCTGCTGCCCTTCTCGGTCTTCCTGCTGGTCGGCTTCATGAAGTCGATTCCGCGGGAGCTGGATGAGGCGGCGATGCTCGAGGGCTGCGGATTTTTCCGACTGTACTGGCAGATTATCCTCCCGCTGCTGATGACGATTCTCGTTACGGTGACCATCGTCGTCATGGTGTCGGTGTGGAATGATTTCTTCGGACCGTTCTATCTGGTGACTGACAGTACGAAGTGGACGATCGTGCTACAAATCTTCAATTTTGTCACGATGTATTCGACGAACTGGGGCATTGTGTTCGCCTTCATGGTGATCGTGGTGGCTCCGGTATTGATCATCTATCTGCTGCTGCAACGCTACATCATAGACGGCCTGACGGCGGGTTCGCTGAAGGGTTAA
- a CDS encoding response regulator transcription factor: MEKLKVLVVDDEKWIRRGLIQSIPWEELPLELAGEAGDGEDGYQLALELRPDLLFLDMRMPGLDGKELIGMLSRELPELLTIVISGYTDFEYTKEAIRHKAYEYLLKPVRKEELASVLEKAVAELQRRRAGAQATERGGRGAWLQRALSQQEEPPGSFPFAALPGGTGECRLYVGLPDCYGAQPAGAALLPQLEAKLEKERAFHLGGNWSFAACALGDSGEIAVLLHAPAQASAPQELERLAALLLGGASQQGGGCSFGCSAPLREPGEMRRAYRQARTALLARRIGQERVLVQHPAATAGAAAPYPQEQERALLLALQTGNREAALSAFERLYSELSAPQMTVESLQRSAALLVHALDKLLIAVGSGLEQASGQSLLHVTEQLSCRCDAESIRILLAEQLLPAVLEACTRSGSRQGDQAMSDVLRLIEAHYDQALSLPEIAGSFYMNPDYFSRLFKRKTGKTFVDYLTDYRIRKSQELMQRSGYKNYEIAKLVGYDDYRYFSQIFKKKTGQTIGEYRKNTGNLTYKGESER, translated from the coding sequence ATGGAGAAGCTGAAGGTGCTGGTGGTGGATGATGAGAAATGGATCAGACGGGGCTTGATTCAGTCGATCCCCTGGGAGGAGCTGCCGCTGGAGCTGGCGGGTGAGGCAGGAGACGGGGAGGACGGCTACCAGCTAGCGCTGGAGCTCCGCCCCGACCTGCTGTTTCTGGATATGCGGATGCCGGGTCTGGACGGCAAGGAGCTGATCGGCATGCTGAGCCGGGAGCTGCCGGAGCTGCTGACGATCGTCATCAGCGGCTACACCGACTTCGAATATACGAAGGAAGCGATCCGCCACAAGGCGTATGAGTATCTGCTCAAGCCGGTGAGGAAGGAAGAGCTGGCCTCGGTGCTGGAGAAGGCGGTTGCCGAGCTGCAGCGCAGGCGCGCGGGGGCGCAGGCAACCGAGCGCGGCGGGCGCGGCGCCTGGCTGCAGAGGGCGCTGAGCCAGCAGGAGGAGCCGCCCGGCAGCTTTCCGTTCGCGGCGCTGCCAGGCGGGACAGGCGAGTGCAGGCTGTATGTCGGCCTGCCCGACTGCTATGGAGCGCAGCCTGCCGGGGCGGCGCTGCTGCCGCAGCTAGAGGCGAAGCTGGAGAAGGAGCGGGCCTTCCACCTCGGCGGCAACTGGAGCTTCGCCGCGTGCGCACTGGGCGACAGCGGCGAGATTGCGGTGCTGCTCCATGCGCCCGCGCAAGCATCGGCGCCGCAGGAGCTGGAGCGGCTCGCAGCGCTGCTGCTGGGCGGCGCCAGCCAGCAGGGCGGCGGGTGCAGCTTCGGCTGCAGCGCACCGCTGCGCGAGCCGGGCGAGATGCGGCGCGCCTATCGGCAGGCGCGCACGGCGCTGCTGGCGCGTCGGATCGGGCAGGAGCGGGTGCTGGTGCAGCATCCCGCCGCGACGGCCGGGGCAGCCGCTCCGTACCCGCAGGAGCAGGAGCGCGCGCTGCTGCTCGCGCTGCAGACCGGCAATCGCGAGGCAGCGCTGTCTGCCTTCGAGCGGCTGTACAGCGAGCTATCTGCGCCGCAGATGACGGTCGAGAGCCTCCAGCGCAGCGCGGCGCTGCTCGTTCATGCGCTTGACAAGCTGCTGATCGCCGTGGGCTCCGGGCTGGAGCAGGCGTCCGGGCAGAGCCTGCTCCATGTGACGGAGCAACTGTCCTGCCGCTGCGATGCGGAGTCGATCCGTATACTGCTGGCCGAGCAGCTATTGCCGGCGGTGCTGGAGGCTTGTACGCGCAGCGGCAGCCGCCAGGGTGATCAGGCGATGAGCGATGTGCTGAGGCTGATCGAGGCCCACTATGATCAGGCGCTGTCGCTGCCAGAGATTGCAGGCAGCTTCTATATGAACCCCGATTATTTCAGCCGATTGTTCAAGCGGAAGACGGGGAAGACGTTCGTCGATTATTTGACCGATTATCGGATACGCAAATCCCAGGAGCTGATGCAGCGCTCCGGGTACAAAAATTATGAGATCGCCAAGCTGGTCGGCTATGACGACTATCGTTATTTTAGTCAGATCTTCAAGAAAAAGACGGGTCAGACCATTGGTGAATACCGCAAGAATACAGGTAATCTTACGTATAAAGGAGAGAGTGAGCGATGA
- a CDS encoding aspartate/glutamate racemase family protein: MGEKRTRKVVAVYTGLALAEPLRAVFQELLPEVKLVSIVDDSLIGEVIQAGHVPAGVARRLMQYFHHGEELGADVILNTCSSVGEAADAARSMIATPLVKIDDAMAAKAAIEYGRIAVLATLPTTLDPTMRLIRRKAEEAGREVELVSGLAEGAFEALSGGRPEEHDRLLLETARKAAESAEVLVLAQGSMARMESRIREVTGRPVLSSPRLGVEAVKAVLEALEQEGAGV, translated from the coding sequence ATGGGAGAGAAGAGGACACGAAAGGTCGTCGCGGTCTATACGGGCCTGGCGCTGGCGGAGCCGCTGCGCGCAGTATTTCAGGAGCTGCTGCCCGAGGTGAAGCTGGTGAGCATCGTGGACGATAGCTTGATCGGCGAGGTCATTCAGGCCGGGCATGTGCCCGCAGGCGTTGCGCGCAGGCTGATGCAATATTTTCATCACGGCGAGGAGCTGGGGGCAGATGTCATCCTCAATACGTGCTCCTCAGTAGGCGAGGCCGCCGATGCGGCGCGCAGCATGATCGCCACGCCGCTCGTCAAGATCGACGATGCGATGGCGGCGAAGGCGGCCATCGAGTATGGGCGGATCGCTGTTCTGGCGACACTGCCGACGACACTTGATCCGACGATGCGTCTCATCCGTCGCAAAGCGGAGGAGGCGGGCAGGGAGGTCGAACTGGTCAGCGGACTCGCGGAGGGCGCGTTCGAGGCGCTGTCCGGGGGCAGGCCGGAGGAGCATGACCGCCTCCTGCTGGAGACTGCGCGCAAGGCGGCCGAATCGGCAGAGGTGCTCGTGCTGGCGCAAGGCTCCATGGCGCGTATGGAGAGTCGCATCCGCGAGGTGACAGGAAGACCGGTGCTGTCCAGTCCGCGGCTTGGTGTGGAGGCTGTCAAGGCGGTGCTGGAGGCGCTGGAGCAGGAAGGAGCGGGCGTATGA
- a CDS encoding ribulose-bisphosphate carboxylase large subunit family protein — protein MSGVAGAGTQERVRAVYLIETPWSLERAAAVMAGEQSTGTFTAVPGETDDLKLRHAAHVEHIEPLEPLAAPTLPGAATPPGHDGLYRRGRVTLSFPLHNFGPSIPNLLSAVAGNLYELQEFSGLRLLDLELPSSFAAAYPGPKFGVDGTRRLTGVQGRPLLGTIVKPSIGLTPQELGSLVYDMALAGLDFVKDDELNANPPFAPMEQKVQAVMEAVERAADVTGRKLMYAFNITGEIDEMKRHHDMIVRHGGNCVMVSLLSIGLPGLAHLNRYSEVPIHGHRNQWGMLTRSPGLGMSFTAYQKLCRLAGADHIHVNGLNSKFYESNESVTTSLQACVEPLLGGYKAMPVVSSGQWAGMAHATYAAAASVDVMHLAGGGILAHPGGPAAGCLSMKLGWEAAVRGIPLEQYAAEHPALMQAIAKFRGRQ, from the coding sequence ATGAGCGGCGTCGCTGGAGCAGGTACACAGGAGCGGGTGCGTGCGGTCTATCTGATTGAGACGCCCTGGTCGCTGGAGAGAGCGGCCGCTGTGATGGCCGGGGAGCAGTCGACCGGCACGTTCACCGCCGTTCCGGGCGAGACAGATGACCTCAAGCTGCGCCATGCGGCGCATGTGGAGCATATCGAGCCGCTGGAGCCGCTGGCAGCGCCGACCTTGCCGGGAGCGGCAACGCCGCCCGGACATGATGGCCTCTATCGCCGAGGACGGGTGACGCTGTCGTTCCCGCTCCATAACTTCGGGCCGTCGATCCCGAACCTGCTGTCCGCTGTTGCTGGCAATCTGTACGAGCTGCAGGAATTCTCGGGGCTGCGGCTGCTCGATCTGGAGCTGCCGTCATCCTTCGCCGCTGCCTATCCCGGCCCGAAGTTCGGGGTAGACGGCACACGCCGCCTGACGGGGGTGCAGGGGCGTCCGCTGCTGGGCACGATCGTGAAGCCGAGCATCGGGCTTACGCCGCAGGAGCTGGGAAGCCTCGTCTATGACATGGCGCTGGCCGGACTCGACTTCGTGAAGGATGATGAGTTGAATGCCAACCCGCCGTTTGCTCCGATGGAGCAGAAGGTGCAGGCGGTCATGGAGGCGGTCGAGCGCGCAGCGGACGTGACGGGGCGCAAGCTGATGTATGCCTTCAATATTACCGGAGAGATCGACGAGATGAAGCGGCACCATGATATGATCGTGCGCCATGGCGGCAACTGCGTCATGGTCAGTCTGCTCAGCATCGGGCTGCCTGGACTGGCGCATCTGAACCGATACAGCGAGGTGCCGATCCACGGGCATCGCAATCAATGGGGGATGCTGACGCGCTCTCCCGGCTTGGGCATGAGCTTTACGGCCTACCAGAAGCTATGCCGCCTGGCAGGAGCAGATCACATCCATGTGAATGGCCTGAACAGCAAATTTTACGAGAGCAACGAGTCCGTCACCACGTCGCTCCAAGCCTGTGTCGAGCCGCTGTTGGGAGGCTATAAGGCGATGCCTGTCGTCTCTTCAGGGCAATGGGCGGGGATGGCTCATGCTACGTATGCTGCGGCAGCCAGTGTGGATGTGATGCATCTGGCGGGCGGCGGTATCCTTGCACATCCCGGCGGCCCTGCCGCAGGCTGCCTGAGTATGAAGCTGGGCTGGGAGGCAGCCGTGCGCGGTATCCCGCTGGAGCAGTATGCGGCCGAGCATCCGGCGCTCATGCAGGCGATCGCCAAGTTTCGAGGCAGGCAGTAA
- a CDS encoding glycoside hydrolase family 2 TIM barrel-domain containing protein — MRERGEQLPLGMTGAREWKLRDRADNRERQRYAAYSDDGIQEAELLRDVTDLRILHRRRERAHAELIPYADEAGAIRGRRTESPYFKLLNGTWKFHYASSPLDAPSLFQLPTYDDQDWDNLPVPSNWQLHGYGTPHYSSCPYPFPIDPPHVPAANPTGCYRMQFSMGEELAGRQLRLVFEGVDSAFHVWVNGQLAGYSQGSHYEAEFDLTGLAQQGDNVLAVRVYQWCDGSYLESQDKWRLSGIFRDVYLMLLPAVTVADASVRTELSDGYRKARVHVELQLARSSWFPNADANCTVRSRLYSPQGAGDWRAEPEADPGTDQGTDPESVHFAAADGCGVDRRPGAYPGTSLSASAGAVSRVIAKREQGVHLLPGEQCRLSWSMEVDEPRLWSAETPELYPLVLSLHDEAGELLEVKVIEVGLREVRVADGLLLVNGHPVILRGVNRNEFDSRHGFVVSEEAMVRDIKLMKQHNMNAVRLAHYPNVPRWLQLCDRYGLYAMDEADLETHGFHFAGNEGWLSSRPEWEEAFVERAARMVERDKNHPSVIIWSLGNESGYGPNHDAMAAWIRRVDPTRPIHYERAYEAAVNDIVSSMYPSVDMLIAEGRKPDARPYLMVEYGHAMGNAAGNLQEYWGAVYRYQRLLGGLIWEWADLALLKEDNGESYYAYGGDFGDQPHSGSFCLDGLVFPDRTPKASLLEYKKVIEPVLIEQAEAPWQVKVTNRYDMLTLAHLRAEWKLLRGGELLGSGDLVLPELQPGESETVRVDVPPMLREAACAAARLSSYSERQSEANREAVPQRMAHGAVGTWKGGDETYGQQPGSFAGRGDGLLSGAADFEQQTCPPEAWLHIRVVLAEDAAWAEQGHEVAWADIPLPHQPATELQQPEQDGKGQPARPDMAHRIQRGYQLEVREDASHLAVCGEGFELTFDKTSGLLQGWSWQGRELLERGPRVCLWRAPVDNDVHLAQAWRKAGYDRLEVNMRQFVTSLEQDGLRVHTRFALAARGESVMLEAAVSYRIDPSGELGMEVLLEPRTAACAPQPLPPQPLPPLPRFGVELQLPQRFDHLQWFGLGPHECYADRKLSGKLGIYEGTVAEQFVPYIKPQENGAKADVRRARLTDGSGAGIELVGQPLLQLAASLYTTAELGAASHVHKLQPSGSIWVHADLAQSGLGNHSCGYAPTLDAYLIKPVRQQLTLTLRPLGG, encoded by the coding sequence ATGAGAGAGCGAGGGGAGCAACTGCCACTCGGGATGACTGGGGCTAGGGAATGGAAATTGCGGGACAGGGCGGACAACCGAGAGAGGCAGCGCTATGCTGCCTATAGCGATGACGGGATTCAAGAGGCTGAGCTGCTGCGGGATGTGACAGACCTGAGAATACTGCACAGAAGGCGGGAGCGGGCGCACGCGGAGCTGATCCCTTATGCGGATGAGGCGGGAGCGATCCGCGGTCGCCGCACGGAATCACCCTATTTCAAGCTGCTGAATGGTACCTGGAAGTTCCACTACGCCAGTTCTCCGCTGGATGCGCCGTCGCTGTTCCAGCTTCCGACATACGACGATCAGGATTGGGATAATCTTCCCGTCCCGTCCAACTGGCAGTTGCATGGCTACGGTACGCCTCATTATAGCAGTTGTCCGTATCCGTTCCCGATCGATCCTCCGCATGTCCCCGCAGCTAATCCGACCGGATGCTACAGGATGCAGTTCTCTATGGGGGAGGAGCTTGCCGGACGCCAACTGAGGCTCGTCTTTGAAGGGGTAGATTCGGCCTTCCATGTCTGGGTGAACGGGCAGTTGGCCGGCTACTCGCAGGGCAGCCATTATGAAGCGGAGTTTGATCTGACCGGACTCGCGCAGCAAGGGGATAATGTGCTGGCGGTTAGGGTTTATCAATGGTGTGATGGCAGCTACCTGGAAAGTCAGGATAAATGGCGGTTGAGCGGTATTTTTCGTGATGTGTACCTAATGCTGCTGCCTGCTGTGACCGTGGCCGATGCATCGGTTCGCACCGAGCTGAGTGATGGGTATCGCAAGGCAAGGGTGCATGTGGAGCTGCAGTTGGCGCGCTCGTCTTGGTTCCCCAATGCAGACGCCAATTGCACAGTAAGAAGCAGATTGTATTCACCACAGGGGGCAGGCGATTGGCGAGCTGAACCGGAAGCAGACCCGGGAACAGACCAAGGAACAGACCCGGAGTCGGTGCACTTTGCAGCAGCGGACGGATGCGGGGTAGATAGGAGGCCGGGCGCTTATCCTGGTACGTCTCTATCGGCATCTGCAGGAGCGGTCAGCCGGGTTATTGCCAAGCGGGAGCAGGGAGTCCATCTGCTTCCAGGAGAGCAATGCCGTCTGTCATGGTCGATGGAGGTAGACGAGCCGCGGCTATGGAGCGCGGAGACACCAGAGCTGTACCCTCTGGTGCTCTCCCTGCATGATGAGGCGGGTGAGCTGCTGGAGGTCAAGGTTATTGAGGTGGGGCTGCGGGAGGTGAGGGTTGCAGATGGCCTGCTGCTGGTGAACGGCCATCCCGTCATCTTGCGGGGGGTCAATCGCAATGAATTCGATTCGCGGCACGGCTTTGTCGTCTCGGAGGAGGCGATGGTGCGCGACATCAAGCTGATGAAGCAGCATAATATGAACGCCGTGCGGCTGGCACATTACCCCAACGTGCCGCGCTGGCTGCAACTGTGCGACCGATACGGACTATATGCCATGGATGAGGCAGATCTGGAGACACATGGCTTTCATTTTGCCGGCAATGAGGGATGGCTGTCTTCCCGTCCAGAGTGGGAGGAGGCGTTCGTTGAGCGGGCGGCGCGGATGGTCGAGCGCGATAAGAATCATCCCTCGGTCATCATCTGGTCGCTGGGCAACGAGAGCGGGTATGGGCCGAATCATGATGCGATGGCGGCTTGGATACGTCGGGTTGATCCGACTCGTCCGATTCATTATGAACGGGCGTATGAGGCGGCTGTGAACGATATAGTCAGCTCGATGTACCCTTCAGTCGATATGCTGATCGCTGAAGGCCGCAAGCCGGATGCGAGGCCGTACTTGATGGTGGAGTATGGTCATGCGATGGGGAATGCTGCAGGCAACCTGCAGGAGTATTGGGGGGCGGTATACCGCTATCAGCGACTGCTGGGCGGTCTGATCTGGGAGTGGGCTGATCTGGCGCTGCTCAAGGAGGATAATGGCGAGAGTTATTATGCATATGGCGGAGATTTCGGGGATCAGCCGCATAGCGGCTCCTTCTGCCTCGATGGACTGGTCTTCCCTGATCGGACGCCGAAGGCCTCTCTGCTGGAATACAAGAAGGTCATCGAGCCTGTGTTAATCGAGCAGGCGGAGGCGCCGTGGCAGGTGAAGGTGACGAATCGCTATGATATGCTGACCCTCGCTCACCTGCGCGCGGAATGGAAGCTGCTGCGGGGCGGGGAGCTGCTCGGGAGCGGCGACCTGGTACTCCCTGAGCTGCAGCCTGGAGAGAGCGAAACGGTTAGGGTTGATGTGCCGCCCATGTTGCGTGAGGCTGCCTGTGCAGCAGCTCGATTGTCTTCCTATAGTGAGCGCCAATCGGAGGCTAACCGCGAGGCTGTGCCGCAGCGAATGGCTCACGGTGCAGTGGGGACATGGAAGGGCGGGGATGAGACTTACGGGCAGCAGCCGGGGAGCTTCGCCGGGCGAGGAGACGGCTTGTTAAGCGGAGCGGCTGACTTCGAGCAGCAGACTTGCCCGCCTGAAGCCTGGCTTCATATTCGGGTTGTGCTGGCAGAGGATGCCGCATGGGCGGAGCAGGGGCATGAAGTCGCATGGGCGGATATACCATTGCCGCATCAGCCTGCCACGGAGCTCCAGCAGCCAGAGCAGGACGGGAAAGGGCAACCGGCTCGACCGGATATGGCGCACAGAATACAGCGCGGATACCAACTGGAGGTTCGGGAGGATGCCTCCCATCTGGCAGTATGCGGTGAGGGCTTCGAGCTCACCTTTGATAAGACGAGCGGGCTGCTGCAGGGCTGGAGCTGGCAAGGGCGGGAACTGCTCGAGCGTGGGCCGCGGGTCTGTCTGTGGCGGGCGCCGGTGGACAATGATGTTCATCTGGCTCAGGCGTGGCGCAAGGCAGGCTATGACCGGCTTGAGGTCAATATGCGGCAGTTCGTCACGAGTCTGGAACAGGATGGGTTGAGGGTGCATACCCGCTTCGCGCTGGCTGCTCGCGGAGAGAGCGTCATGCTGGAGGCGGCAGTCAGCTACCGGATTGATCCATCAGGAGAGCTCGGCATGGAGGTGCTGCTGGAGCCGCGCACGGCAGCCTGTGCGCCGCAGCCGCTTCCGCCGCAGCCGCTTCCGCCGTTGCCGCGCTTCGGCGTGGAGCTGCAACTGCCGCAACGATTCGACCATCTGCAATGGTTCGGGCTAGGCCCGCACGAATGCTATGCCGACCGCAAGCTCAGCGGCAAGCTGGGCATCTATGAGGGCACGGTGGCGGAGCAGTTCGTGCCTTATATCAAGCCGCAGGAGAACGGCGCCAAGGCAGATGTTCGGCGGGCGAGACTGACCGATGGCAGCGGGGCGGGGATCGAGCTCGTGGGACAGCCGCTGCTGCAACTGGCAGCGAGTCTGTATACTACCGCTGAGCTAGGCGCGGCCAGCCATGTCCACAAGCTGCAGCCGTCTGGCTCCATATGGGTGCATGCCGATCTGGCGCAGAGTGGACTTGGCAATCACAGTTGTGGCTATGCTCCGACGCTGGATGCCTACTTGATCAAGCCGGTGAGACAGCAACTGACGCTAACCCTGCGGCCACTAGGCGGCTAG
- a CDS encoding AraC family transcriptional regulator, with protein sequence MADFQYNPLAPHTAEPELHLLFWGKEACAPGHAVGPGVRDVYKVHLVHQGTGIVRVMDKEYALGAGEGFLIYPQVLTYYEADAVQPWVYSWLGFTGTRVPDLLKRTRLTPERPVFPMDMQVMPFLYERMTEALELGAASDLRLSILLHEYWAALIGEYPASRAARSAVGKQEGYVHQGLEYLHAHYSEQVTIGELAAYMGLDRKYLSVLFKEAVGMPPQQYLLHYRLEKASRLLRDTGYSVGEIAHSVGYRDALLFSRMFRRKYGMSPRQYRSQYTEQDIIP encoded by the coding sequence ATGGCAGATTTTCAATATAACCCGCTGGCTCCGCATACGGCGGAGCCGGAGCTGCATCTGTTGTTCTGGGGCAAGGAGGCCTGTGCGCCCGGGCATGCGGTCGGGCCGGGGGTGCGCGATGTATACAAGGTGCATCTGGTGCATCAGGGCACAGGCATCGTCCGGGTGATGGATAAGGAGTATGCGCTGGGAGCAGGCGAAGGTTTTCTGATCTATCCACAGGTGCTGACGTACTATGAGGCGGACGCGGTGCAGCCGTGGGTCTATTCATGGCTCGGCTTTACAGGCACCCGTGTGCCGGACCTGCTGAAGCGTACCAGACTGACACCGGAGCGCCCGGTGTTCCCGATGGATATGCAGGTGATGCCGTTCCTCTATGAGCGGATGACAGAAGCGCTGGAGCTCGGAGCGGCGAGCGATCTGCGACTATCTATATTGCTGCATGAATATTGGGCGGCGCTGATCGGTGAATATCCTGCTTCCCGTGCTGCCAGGTCCGCTGTCGGCAAGCAGGAGGGGTATGTGCATCAAGGACTCGAATATTTGCATGCGCACTATAGCGAGCAGGTGACGATTGGCGAGCTGGCGGCCTATATGGGGCTGGATCGCAAATATTTGTCAGTGCTGTTCAAGGAGGCTGTCGGGATGCCGCCACAGCAGTATCTGCTCCATTATCGGCTGGAGAAGGCAAGCAGGCTGCTGCGCGATACCGGCTACTCCGTGGGCGAGATTGCCCATTCGGTTGGCTATCGGGATGCGCTGTTGTTCTCGCGCATGTTCCGCAGGAAATACGGCATGTCGCCTCGCCAATACCGTAGCCAATATACGGAACAAGACATTATTCCATAA
- a CDS encoding aldo/keto reductase: MAYSAQENRYDTMIYYRSGRSGLKLPAISLGLWHNFGGIDVYENGKAMVQRAFDLGITHFDLANNYGPPPGSAEETFGRILKQELSAYRDEMIISTKAGYYMWPGPYGEWGSKKSLISSLDQSLRRLQLDYVDIFYHHRPDPDTPLEETMGALDLIVRQGKALYVGLSNYSPEDTRRASEILRRLGTPCLIHQPQYSMLSRHAEQGLLDVLAEEGIGSIAFSPLHKGILTDRYLDGIAPGSRAAGPSVFLRPEELTEQTMKKVRALNELARERGQKLSQMALCWVLRGGRVTSALIGASKVSQIEDAVGALRHIGFTAEELQRIDDILA, encoded by the coding sequence ATGGCATATAGCGCACAGGAAAATCGATATGACACGATGATATATTATCGCAGCGGACGCAGCGGGTTGAAGCTGCCGGCGATCTCACTGGGCTTGTGGCATAACTTTGGGGGCATTGATGTCTATGAGAACGGCAAGGCGATGGTGCAGCGGGCGTTCGACCTGGGGATTACCCACTTTGATCTGGCGAACAACTACGGCCCTCCTCCCGGCTCGGCCGAGGAGACATTCGGTCGGATACTGAAGCAGGAGCTGTCTGCTTATCGCGACGAGATGATTATATCGACCAAGGCAGGCTATTACATGTGGCCAGGCCCATACGGGGAATGGGGCTCCAAAAAATCTCTCATCTCCAGCCTCGACCAGAGCCTTAGGAGGCTGCAGCTTGATTACGTGGACATCTTCTATCATCATCGCCCTGACCCGGACACCCCGCTGGAGGAGACGATGGGCGCACTCGATCTGATCGTTCGTCAGGGCAAGGCGCTGTACGTTGGCCTCTCCAACTACAGCCCGGAGGATACGCGGCGGGCATCGGAGATACTGCGCAGACTAGGTACGCCTTGCCTGATTCATCAGCCGCAATACTCCATGCTGTCGCGCCATGCGGAGCAGGGACTGCTGGATGTGCTGGCAGAGGAAGGGATCGGCTCCATCGCCTTCTCGCCCCTTCATAAGGGAATCTTGACGGACCGCTATCTGGATGGCATTGCCCCCGGCTCGCGGGCGGCGGGGCCGAGCGTGTTCCTGCGCCCGGAAGAGCTGACCGAGCAGACGATGAAGAAGGTGCGCGCTCTGAATGAGCTGGCGCGGGAGCGCGGACAGAAGCTGTCCCAGATGGCACTCTGCTGGGTGCTGCGTGGCGGTCGCGTGACGTCGGCACTGATCGGAGCGAGCAAGGTGAGCCAGATTGAGGACGCCGTAGGCGCGCTCCGTCATATCGGATTTACGGCGGAGGAACTGCAACGCATTGATGATATATTGGCCTAA